One stretch of Anolis carolinensis isolate JA03-04 chromosome 3, rAnoCar3.1.pri, whole genome shotgun sequence DNA includes these proteins:
- the LOC100551532 gene encoding large ribosomal subunit protein uL2, translating to MGRVIRGQRKGAGSVFRAHVKHRKGAAKLRAVDFAERHGYIKGIVKDIIHDPGRGAPLAKVVFRDPYRFKKRTELFIAAEGIHTGQFVYCGKKAQLNIGNVLPVGTMPEGTIVCCLEEKPGDRGKLARASGNYATVISHNPETKKTRVKLPSGSKKVISSANRAVVGIVAGGGRIDKPILKAGRAYHKYKAKRNCWPRVRGVAMNPVEHPFGGGNHQHIGKPSTIRRDAPAGRKVGLIAARRTGRLRGTKTVQEKEN from the exons ATGGGCCGTGTAATCAGAGGTCAAAGAAAAGGTGCAGGATCTGTGTTCAGGGCCCATGTGAAGCACAGAAAGGGTGCAGCAAAGCTGAGAGCAGTTGACTTTGCTGAAAGACATGGCTACATCAAGGGTATTGTAAAG GATATCATTCATGATCCTGGTCGAGGAGCTCCTCTGGCCAAGGTTGTTTTCCGTGATCCATACAGATTTAAGAAACGAACAGAATTGTTCATTGCAGCAGAAGGCATTCATACTGGGCAATTTGTTTATTGTGGCAAGAAAG CTCAACTCAACATTGGCAATGTCCTGCCTGTTGGTACTATGCCCGAAGGCACCATTGTCTGCTGCCTTGAAGAGAAGCCTGGAGATCGTGGCAAACTAGCACGTGCTTCTGGAAACTATGCCACAGTTATCTCCCAcaatcctgaaaccaaaaaaaccaGGGTGAAACTGCCTTCTGGTTCCAAGAAGGTGATCTCCTCTGCAAACAGAGCAGTTGTCG GTATTGTTGCTGGTGGTGGCCGTATTGACAAGCCAATCTTGAAAGCTGGACGTGCGTACCACAAATATAAGGCAAAGAGGAACTGCTGGCCACGAGTTCGGGGTGTAGCTATGAAT CCTGTTGAACACCCCTTTGGTGGTGGAAACCACCAGCATATTGGCAAGCCTTCAACCATCAGGAGGGATGCTCCAGCTGGTCGCAAGGTCGGTCTCATTGCGGCCCGGCGTACTGGCAGACTGCGTGGAACCAAGACTGTCCAGGAGAAAGAGAATTAA